In Humulus lupulus chromosome 7, drHumLupu1.1, whole genome shotgun sequence, the following are encoded in one genomic region:
- the LOC133790486 gene encoding uncharacterized protein LOC133790486 yields the protein MGMQLFDGSDSDNEDLENIEVDKEFARRYEHNKKREDLQRYEELNKKGLIPRRARPEAEGDEKSSEESSSSDEDDDVVLKKKDLEFFDALIKVRKQDPSLKEKDVKLFESESESDGEDGEEGEEGKKKKKKAMYLKDVVAKHLIEEGAEFSDKDDRNNKKKLAYNEEQEEIRKAFLEAVEGSEVEEDEGDLLKLKEKSGGDQDESDNEEFQKKLDEYFGEGRSEDVDENAVFLKEYFMNKMWLDKNNNDADEAGGGEDLELLSEDEKEIEKQEEYEYRFQENPGDRVLGHAREVEGSVRKKVKARKEQRKHKEERMEIARLEREEELRHLKNLKKKEMDERVKKIMETAGIGDDEVVPLSAKELEDEFDPEEYDRMMKKAFDNKYYEAEDAEPDFGSDADEEKPNFDKEDELLGLPKDWDSCETGDGFLAARERSLKHKIESVESDSDQEEGEAKEVSKEGKRKRKRKSALLEKAKEAMLEEYYKLDYEDTIGDLKTRFKYSKIKPNRFGLSAAEIFVTDDKELNKYVSLKQMAPYKDKEWKVPNSKRHQFKLMTQELLRGGGKLDRKKHGKSKRVKDDANKPTSSGAAVEDSKVELEQSAGDESNLSRQARRRHKQSKFKLENTRLGAYQKRESKPKRKQSTEN from the coding sequence ATGGGTATGCAGCTGTTTGACGGCAGTGATTCAGATAACGAAGACTTAGAGAATATTGAGGTTGACAAGGAGTTTGCTAGAAGGTACGAGCACAACAAGAAGCGTGAGGATCTTCAGCGGTATGAGGAGTTGAACAAGAAGGGCCTTATTCCTCGACGAGCACGTCCAGAAGCTGAAGGAGATGAGAAATCTTCTGAAGAATCATCCTCATCTGATGAGGATGACGATGTTGTTTTAAAGAAGAAGGATTTGGAATTCTTTGATGCTCTGATCAAGGTCAGGAAGCAGGACCCTAGTTTAAAGGAGAAGGATGTCAAGTTGTTTGAGTCCGAATCTGAGTCTGATGGTGAGGATggggaagaaggagaagaggggaagaaaaagaagaagaaggctaTGTATTTGAAGGATGTGGTAGCTAAGCATTTGATTGAAGAAGGAGCTGAATTCTCTGATAAGGATGACAGGAATAACAAGAAAAAACTTGCTTATAATGAGGAGCAAGAGGAGATACGTAAGGCTTTTCTAGAGGCGGTAGAAGGAAGTGAGGTTGAAGAGGATGAAGGAGATTTGTTGAAATTAAAGGAAAAGAGTGGAGGGGATCAGGATGAGAGTGATAATGAGGAGTTTCAGAAGAAATTGGATGAGTATTTTGGCGAAGGTCGTAGTGAGGATGTAGACGAAAATGCCGTGTTTTTGAAGGAGTACTTTATGAATAAGATGTGGCTTGACAAGAACAATAATGATGCGGATGAGGCTGGTGGGGGTGAGGACTTGGAACTGCTGTCAGAAGATGAGAAGGAGATTGAGAAGCAAGAGGAGTATGAGTATAGATTTCAAGAAAATCCTGGGGATCGAGTTTTGGGCCATGCTAGGGAAGTGGAGGGCTCGGTCAGGAAGAAAGTGAAGGCCAGGAAAGAGCAGAGGAAGCATAAGGAGGAGAGGATGGAGATTGCAAGGTTGGAGAGGGAGGAGGAGTTGAGACATTTAAAGAAtttgaagaagaaggagatgGATGAAAGAGTTAAGAAAATTATGGAGACTGCTGGAATTGGAGATGACGAGGTTGTCCCCTTGAGTGCCAAAGAATTAGAGGATGAGTTTGACCCTGAGGAGTACGATAGAATGATGAAGAAAGCGTTTGACAACAAGTACTATGAGGCGGAGGATGCTGAACCAGATTTTGGTAGTGATGCTGATGAGGAGAAACCAAATTTTGACAAAGAAGATGAGTTGCTTGGACTTCCCAAAGATTGGGATAGTTGTGAGACTGGTGATGGGTTCTTAGCTGCAAGGGAAAGAAGTTTGAAGCATAAGATAGAGAGTGTAGAGAGTGATAGTGACCAGGAAGAGGGAGAGGCAAAAGAAGTTAGTAAGGAAGGAAAGCGAAAGAGGAAGCGAAAATCAGCTCTTTTGGAGAAGGCTAAAGAGGCAATGTTGGAGGAATACTATAAATTAGACTATGAAGATACAATTGGAGACTTGAAAACAAGGTTCAAGTATTCCAAAATAAAACCTAATAGGTTTGGGTTGAGTGCTGCTGAGATATTTGTTACAGATGACAAAGAGTTAAATAAGTATGTGTCACTGAAACAGATGGCTCCGTATAAAGATAAAGAGTGGAAGGTACCCAATAGTAAGAGACACCAGTTTAAGCTTATGACCCAAGAGCTTCTCCGAGGAGGAGGAAAACttgatcggaaaaaacatggtaAATCGAAGAGAGTGAAGGATGATGCTAACAAGCCAACTTCTTCAGGGGCTGCAGTCGAAGATAGTAAAGTGGAATTAGAACAATCTGCTGGTGATGAGAGCAATTTGTCTAGGCAAGCTAGGAGAAGGCATAAACAATCTAAATTTAAACTAGAAAACACCCGACTCGGGGCGTACCAAAAGCGGGAGTCAAAGCCTAAGAGGAAGCAAAGCACTGAAAATTAG
- the LOC133790487 gene encoding glutamine--fructose-6-phosphate aminotransferase [isomerizing] 1 translates to MCGIFAYLNYNVNRERSYILQVLFNGLRRLEYRGYDSAGISIDDSFSSDPNIPLSSSCSDSHHPLVFRQEGNIESLVKSVYQEVAETELNLEESFSVHAGIAHTRWATHGEPAPRNSHPQSSGPGNEFLVVHNGVITNYEVLKQTLLRHGFTFESETDTEVIPKLAKYVFDQANKEGDQTVTFGQVVLEVMRHLEGAYALIFKSQHYPNELIACKRGSPLLLGVKELSEDLNHGSAFHDDNFLSKNGHPKELFLSSDANAVVEHTKKVLVIEDGEVVHLKDGGVSILKFDKEKGEHGGALSRVASIQRALSILEMEVEQINKGKYEHYMQKEIHEQPASLTTTMRGRLIRRGSCKSKTVLLGGLKDHLKTIRRSRRIVFIGCGTSYNAAIAARPILEELSGIPVTMEIASDLLDRQGPIYREDTAVFVSQSGETADTLQALEYALENGALCVGITNTVGSIIARNTHCGVHINAGCEIGVASTKAYTSQIVVMAMVALAIGGDTMSNQARREAIIEGLFDLPNKVREVLKLDEEMRDLAKQLIAEQSLLVFGRGYNYATALEGALKVKEVALMHSEGILAGEMKHGPLALVDENLPIVVIANRDACFSKQQSVIQQLRARKGRLIVMCSRGDAESVCPGGSCRVIEVPQVEDCLQPVVNIVPLQLLAYHLTVLRGFNVDQPRNLAKSVTTQ, encoded by the exons ATGTGTGGGATTTTTGCCTACTTGAATTACAACGTCAATAGAGAGAGAAGCTATATTCTTCAAGTGCTCTTTAATGGCCTTCGCCGATTGGAGTACAGAGGCTATGATTCAGCTGGGATCTCCATTGATGATTCCTTTTCTTCCGATCCAAACATTCCTCTATCGTCTTCCTGTTCCGACTCTCATCACCCGCTCGTCTTTCGCCAGGAAGGGAACATCGAGTCCCTCGTCAAGTCGGTTTATCAAG AGGTTGCTGAAACGGAACTTAATTTGGAGGAATCTTTTTCTGTCCATGCTGGAATAGCGCATACCCGTTGGGCCACTCATGGAGAGCCAGCTCCAAGGAATAGTCACCCTCAGTCATCTGGTCCTGGAAATGAATTTTTGGTTGTTCATAATGGAGTCATTACAAATTATGAG GTCCTAAAGCAAACACTACTTCGACATGGGTTCACATTTGAATCTGAAACAGACACAGAAGTCATTCCAAAACTTGCCAAGTATGTCTTTGACCAAGCAAATAAAGAAG GTGATCAGACTGTCACATTTGGTCAAGTTGTGCTTGAAGTTATGAGGCATCTTGAAGGGGCCTATGCGCTTATTTTCAAAAGCCAGCATTATCCTAACGAGTTGATTGCTTGCAAACGGGGCAGTCCACTGCTTCTTGGTGTTAAA GAACTATCGGAAGATTTAAACCATGGATCTGCATTTCATGATGATAATTTCCTCTCAAAGAATGGGCATCCTAAAGAACTCTTCTTATCCAGTGATGCTAATGCCGTCGTTGAGCACACAAAAAAGGTTCTGGTGATTGAGGATGGTGAAGTAGTACATCTTAAG GATGGAGGTGTGTCTATCCTAAAGTTCGATAAAGAAAAAGGAGAACATGGGGGTGCCCTTTCAAGAGTTGCATCTATTCAACGTGCATTGTCCATACTTGAGATGGAGGTAGAACAAATAAACAAAGGCAAATATGAACATTATATGCAGAAAGAGATTCATGAACAGCCAGCTTCTCTAACTACCACAATGAGGGGCCGGCTCATCCGTCGAGGCTCATGCAAATCCAAGACTGTTCTCCTTGGAGGACTGAAGGATCATCTGAAAACGATCAGGCGAAGCAGAAGGATTGTATTTATTGGGTGTGGGACAAGCTATAATGCTGCTATAGCTGCAAGACCCATCCTAGAAGAACTTTCTG GTATCCCTGTTACTATGGAAATCGCTAGTGATCTATTGGATCGACAGGGACCGATATACAGAGAAGATACAGCTGTCTTTGTTAGTCAATCTGGTGAAACAGCAGATACACTGCAAGCATTAGAATATGCTTTGGAAAATGGTGCATTATGTGTTGGTATTACAAATACTGTTGGTAGTATAATAGCCAGGAACACACACTGTGGTGTGCATATAAATGCGGGTTGCGAGATTGGTGTTGCCAGTACCAAG GCATACACAAGTCAAATAGTTGTGATGGCCATGGTAGCACTAGCAATAGGTGGTGACACAATGTCAAATCAAGCAAGAAGAGAGGCTATAATAGAAGGTCTATTCGACTTGCCAA ACAAAGTCAGAGAGGTCCTGAAGCTCGATGAGGAAATGAGAGATCTCGCAAAACAACTAATTGCCGAACAGTCACTTCTCGTTTTTGGGAGAGGATACAATTATGCAACAGCCCTGGAAGGTGCTCTGAAAGTAAAGGAAGTGGCACTTATGCATAGTGAAGGAATACTTGCTGGTGAAATGAAACACGGTCCATTGGCTTTAGTTGATGAAAATCTTCCCATTGTTGTCATAGCTAATCGAGATGCTTGTTTCAG CAAGCAACAGTCTGTCATCCAGCAGCTTCGTGCTCGCAAAGGCCGCTTGATAGTGATGTGTTCAAGAGGAGATGCTGAATCTGTGTGCCCTGGTGGGTCTTGCCGAGTGATTGAAGTTCCACAAGTTGAGGATTGTCTTCAACCAGTAGTTAATATAGTACCACTACAG TTGTTGGCCTATCATCTCACTGTTTTAAGAGGTTTCAACGTCGATCAGCCCCGGAATCTTGCAAAGAGTGTGACAACACAGTAG